A region from the Paraburkholderia youngii genome encodes:
- a CDS encoding PepSY-associated TM helix domain-containing protein yields MNAPESIDLKPTVAAPGVPAPGAAAQQAPGRQRSRRATFIKWLRNVHGWIGLWGAVLGLMFGVTGFLLNHRAGPLKISTGAPQVEEMQIAVPEKPLHSPGEMAKWLQRELKIDGKPGRAKREPAHPVAWGDHSTIQPEQWQVGIMGPGQSVQAEYWVGNGFVTVKHTRNSFFATLSNLHKGVGLSVGWVLLIDTIAGSLILLSLTGVLLWTELNKRRVVGVVLVSGSVIAAVLCGLM; encoded by the coding sequence TTGAACGCGCCTGAATCGATCGATTTGAAACCTACCGTCGCCGCGCCGGGCGTCCCCGCGCCGGGCGCCGCCGCGCAGCAGGCGCCGGGGCGGCAGCGTTCGCGTCGTGCGACCTTCATCAAGTGGCTGCGCAATGTGCATGGCTGGATCGGCTTGTGGGGCGCGGTGCTCGGGCTGATGTTCGGCGTGACCGGCTTTCTGCTCAATCATCGCGCCGGTCCGCTGAAAATTTCCACGGGCGCGCCGCAGGTCGAGGAAATGCAGATCGCGGTGCCTGAGAAACCGCTGCACTCGCCGGGGGAGATGGCGAAGTGGCTGCAACGCGAACTGAAGATCGACGGCAAGCCCGGACGCGCGAAGCGCGAGCCCGCCCATCCGGTCGCGTGGGGCGATCACAGCACGATTCAGCCTGAGCAATGGCAGGTCGGCATCATGGGCCCGGGGCAGAGCGTGCAGGCCGAGTACTGGGTCGGCAATGGCTTCGTGACGGTGAAGCACACGCGCAACTCGTTTTTCGCGACGCTGAGCAATCTGCACAAGGGCGTGGGTCTCAGCGTCGGGTGGGTGCTGTTGATCGACACGATCGCGGGCAGCCTGATTCTGCTGTCGCTGACCGGCGTGCTGCTGTGGACCGAATTGAATAAACGCCGCGTGGTGGGCGTGGTACTGGTGAGCGGATCAGTGATCGCGGCGGTGCTTTGCGGCTTGATGTAA
- a CDS encoding efflux RND transporter periplasmic adaptor subunit, whose translation MEAQRPGGSGSGSGSGSGGHAAHDPAKARRTRLIMIAAAVAVLALAAQGIWSRHDAHAALERDAEHTSQISVEVVQPQKSSAGFDLTLPGNVQAFLDTPIYARTNGYLKKWYADIGARVKSGQLLAEIDTPEIDDQLRAARADLANAEANYALAKSTADRWTEMFRSKSVSKQETDEKVGDMLAKKATLDAARFNVARLEKTQSFQKVYAPFDGTVTARNVDVGALIDAGSSGGPAKELFHVAQADRLRVYVNVPQAYAQQVRAQQSAFLTLTEMPSRHYPGTVARTAGAVDPQQRTMLVEVDVDNRSGELLPGAYAQVHFALGAGTASFTLPGNALLFRPDGVKVATVDPQHKVKLLPVSLGTDFGTRVAIVAGLQGNEQVILNPQDSIVDGAPVRIVPRKAEDGPASEGAAGAAGATGAAASSPATLAGARPGART comes from the coding sequence ATGGAAGCACAACGTCCCGGCGGCTCGGGTTCGGGTTCAGGCTCTGGCTCTGGCGGTCACGCCGCGCACGATCCGGCGAAAGCGCGACGCACGCGCCTGATCATGATCGCCGCCGCCGTCGCGGTGCTCGCGCTCGCCGCGCAAGGCATCTGGTCGCGCCACGATGCGCATGCGGCGCTCGAACGCGATGCCGAGCACACGAGCCAGATAAGCGTCGAAGTCGTGCAGCCGCAGAAGTCGTCGGCCGGGTTCGATCTGACGTTGCCCGGCAACGTGCAGGCCTTCCTCGACACGCCGATCTACGCACGCACCAACGGCTATCTGAAGAAGTGGTACGCCGACATCGGCGCGCGCGTGAAGAGCGGCCAGTTGCTCGCGGAAATCGACACGCCCGAAATCGACGACCAGTTGCGCGCCGCCCGCGCCGATCTCGCCAACGCCGAAGCGAATTACGCGCTGGCGAAGAGCACCGCGGATCGCTGGACGGAAATGTTCAGAAGCAAGTCGGTGTCGAAGCAGGAGACCGACGAAAAAGTCGGCGACATGCTCGCGAAAAAGGCCACGCTCGACGCCGCGCGTTTCAACGTCGCAAGACTCGAAAAGACCCAGTCGTTCCAGAAAGTCTATGCGCCGTTCGACGGCACCGTGACCGCGCGCAACGTCGACGTCGGCGCGCTGATCGACGCGGGCAGCTCGGGCGGTCCCGCGAAGGAACTGTTTCATGTCGCGCAGGCGGACCGGCTGCGCGTCTATGTGAACGTGCCGCAAGCGTACGCGCAGCAGGTGCGCGCGCAGCAGAGCGCGTTTCTGACGCTGACCGAGATGCCGTCGCGGCACTATCCGGGCACGGTCGCGCGCACCGCCGGCGCGGTCGATCCGCAGCAGCGCACGATGCTCGTCGAAGTCGACGTCGACAATCGCAGCGGCGAGCTGTTGCCGGGCGCGTACGCGCAGGTGCATTTCGCGCTCGGCGCGGGCACGGCGTCGTTCACGCTGCCAGGCAACGCGCTGCTGTTCCGCCCCGACGGCGTCAAGGTCGCGACCGTCGATCCCCAGCACAAGGTGAAGCTGCTGCCGGTATCGCTCGGCACGGACTTCGGCACGCGCGTCGCGATCGTGGCGGGCTTGCAGGGCAACGAGCAGGTGATCCTGAATCCGCAGGATTCGATCGTCGATGGCGCACCGGTGCGCATCGTGCCGCGCAAGGCGGAAGACGGTCCGGCTTCGGAAGGCGCGGCTGGAGCCGCCGGTGCGACCGGCGCGGCGGCCAGCTCGCCGGCGACGCTAGCCGGCGCGCGGCCGGGCGCGAGGACGTGA
- a CDS encoding serine/threonine protein kinase: MNDTIPDNFHPEAGADGAVPFARLTPETVLDAIDGVLATSGVRTDGRLLPLNSYENRVYQVGVEDGPPVVAKFYRPERWSDAAILEEHAFVAELAAREIPAVPARMLDGRTLHSFDGFRFSVFERRGGRAPDLDRRDTLEWLGRFIGRIHAIGQTQDYAERPALNIDTFGYEPRDFLLAHRFVPDDLRTAWETVVNLALEGVARAFERAGEIRTLRLHGDCHPSNLLWTDAGPHFVDFDDSRMGPAIQDLWLLLPGERAEASRALADLLAGYEDFCEFEPRELYLIEALRTLRLIHYQAWLARRWNDPAFPAAFPWFNTQRYWEDRILEMREQIGAMQEGPLWPV; the protein is encoded by the coding sequence ATGAACGACACCATTCCCGATAATTTCCATCCTGAGGCCGGCGCCGATGGCGCCGTGCCGTTCGCGCGGCTCACGCCGGAAACCGTGCTGGACGCGATCGACGGCGTGCTCGCAACGTCCGGCGTGCGGACCGACGGCCGTCTGCTGCCGCTCAACAGCTACGAAAATCGCGTCTATCAGGTCGGCGTCGAAGACGGTCCGCCAGTGGTCGCGAAGTTCTATCGTCCCGAGCGTTGGAGCGACGCGGCGATTCTCGAAGAGCACGCGTTCGTCGCCGAACTCGCCGCGCGCGAGATTCCGGCCGTGCCTGCGCGCATGCTCGATGGCCGCACACTGCATAGCTTCGACGGTTTCCGCTTCTCGGTCTTCGAGCGACGCGGAGGTCGCGCGCCGGATCTCGACCGGCGCGACACGCTCGAATGGCTCGGACGTTTCATCGGACGCATTCATGCGATCGGGCAAACCCAGGACTACGCGGAACGTCCCGCGCTGAACATCGACACGTTCGGCTACGAGCCGCGCGACTTCCTGCTCGCGCATCGTTTCGTGCCCGACGACCTGCGCACCGCGTGGGAAACCGTCGTGAATCTCGCGCTCGAAGGCGTCGCGCGTGCGTTCGAGCGGGCCGGCGAGATTCGCACATTGCGTCTGCATGGCGACTGTCATCCGAGTAACCTGTTGTGGACCGATGCGGGCCCGCATTTCGTCGATTTCGACGACAGCCGCATGGGTCCCGCGATTCAGGACCTGTGGCTGCTGCTACCGGGTGAACGCGCGGAGGCGTCGCGCGCGCTCGCCGATCTGCTCGCCGGCTACGAGGATTTCTGCGAGTTCGAGCCGCGCGAACTGTATCTGATCGAAGCGCTTCGCACGTTGCGGCTGATTCACTATCAGGCGTGGCTCGCCCGCCGCTGGAACGATCCGGCGTTTCCAGCGGCGTTTCCATGGTTCAACACCCAGCGCTACTGGGAGGACCGCATCCTCGAGATGCGCGAGCAGATCGGCGCGATGCAGGAAGGGCCGTTGTGGCCGGTTTGA
- a CDS encoding DUF3857 domain-containing transglutaminase family protein — translation MRLCLVVLATASWLAGIHAASASVPVKLDDPYTNEGETQTFTISADGSYAKLDSMTLRVNNEAGVERVAQQYVWFNRNMADVQILEAYTVTADGKRHEVAPEQIRDVQEVRSFDAPMFQDIQEKVIVFPAVEPGARVHLTYRKTQRQPIVPGEFSDFTPPDLAPTRNFRLIYDLPADKPLYADARGFSAVTPITRDGRTRYEFRYDKAHFDRLERGSIAYVSYGDRLMVSTFPSYAAFAASYRSAAADPGTHDAAITQLAQQLTAHDHTPRDKAKTLYDWVRRNIRYVAIYVGRGSVVPHSASAILANRYGDCKDHVALYGALLDAVGVRNEPALISSGTIYTLPSVPGYGVINHAITWLPDLQTYADSTASNVEFGFLPSSDMNRPTVLIDDGVLAQTPATAQMSRSTDLAIKIEPDGSASFTYRLQDAGPYAEQARARLRTQTPGQREESIQAELRNANLRGTATLTTSDLSAVDGPLTLTMKGTLESLVVTGMTASIPALTSLGGGVEADTRYWLGERKRTQPFVCHNLAIHERARIELPANFRVLDMPEAQRTQDRFVDFTSEYTFDPLSNVVTMTRDGATHFDSDVCTPDDFTRMRPAIEAIGRDVRAEVIVRSTLVESSNVASQAP, via the coding sequence ATGCGACTCTGCCTCGTGGTCCTTGCCACCGCCAGCTGGCTGGCCGGCATTCATGCCGCGAGCGCGAGCGTGCCGGTCAAACTGGACGACCCGTACACCAACGAAGGCGAGACGCAGACCTTCACCATCAGCGCGGACGGCTCGTATGCGAAGCTCGATTCGATGACGCTGCGCGTGAACAACGAAGCCGGTGTCGAGCGGGTCGCGCAGCAATACGTCTGGTTCAACCGCAACATGGCCGACGTGCAGATCCTCGAGGCCTATACAGTCACCGCCGATGGTAAACGTCACGAGGTAGCGCCCGAGCAGATCCGCGACGTGCAGGAAGTCCGTTCGTTCGACGCGCCGATGTTCCAGGACATCCAGGAAAAGGTGATAGTGTTCCCCGCGGTCGAACCCGGCGCTCGCGTGCATCTGACGTACCGCAAGACGCAGCGGCAGCCGATCGTGCCTGGGGAATTCAGCGACTTCACGCCGCCCGACCTCGCGCCGACCCGCAACTTCCGCCTGATCTACGACCTGCCCGCCGACAAGCCGTTGTACGCGGACGCGCGCGGCTTCAGCGCGGTGACGCCCATCACGCGCGACGGCCGCACGCGCTACGAATTCCGCTACGACAAGGCGCATTTCGACCGGCTCGAACGCGGCTCGATCGCGTACGTGTCGTACGGGGATCGGCTGATGGTGTCGACGTTTCCGAGCTATGCCGCGTTCGCCGCGTCCTATCGGAGCGCCGCGGCCGACCCGGGTACGCACGACGCCGCGATCACCCAGCTCGCGCAGCAGTTGACCGCGCACGATCACACCCCGCGCGACAAAGCCAAAACGCTGTACGACTGGGTTCGCCGCAATATCCGCTATGTCGCGATCTACGTCGGGCGAGGCTCCGTCGTGCCGCACAGCGCGAGCGCGATCCTCGCGAACCGCTATGGCGATTGCAAGGACCACGTCGCGCTCTACGGCGCGCTGCTCGACGCGGTCGGCGTGCGCAACGAGCCGGCGCTGATCAGCAGCGGCACCATCTACACGCTGCCGAGCGTGCCCGGCTACGGCGTCATCAATCATGCGATCACGTGGCTGCCCGATTTGCAGACGTACGCGGATTCGACCGCGTCGAACGTCGAGTTCGGTTTTCTGCCTTCATCCGACATGAACCGTCCCACCGTGTTGATCGACGACGGCGTGCTAGCGCAAACACCGGCCACCGCGCAGATGTCGCGCAGCACCGATCTCGCGATCAAGATCGAACCGGACGGCTCGGCGAGCTTCACGTATCGGCTGCAGGATGCCGGACCGTATGCCGAGCAGGCCCGCGCGCGGCTACGCACGCAGACGCCCGGGCAACGAGAGGAATCGATTCAGGCCGAGTTGCGCAACGCGAATCTGCGCGGCACCGCGACGCTGACGACGAGCGACCTCAGCGCGGTCGACGGCCCGCTCACGCTGACGATGAAGGGGACGCTGGAAAGTCTCGTGGTGACCGGCATGACCGCATCGATCCCGGCCTTGACGAGCCTCGGCGGCGGCGTTGAGGCCGATACGCGCTACTGGCTCGGCGAACGCAAGCGCACGCAGCCGTTCGTGTGCCACAACCTCGCGATCCACGAACGCGCGCGCATCGAACTGCCGGCCAACTTCCGCGTGCTCGACATGCCGGAGGCGCAACGCACGCAGGACCGCTTCGTCGATTTCACGTCGGAGTACACGTTCGATCCGCTCAGCAACGTGGTCACGATGACGCGCGACGGCGCCACCCATTTCGACAGCGACGTGTGCACGCCCGATGATTTCACGCGCATGCGTCCCGCGATCGAAGCGATCGGACGGGACGTGCGCGCGGAGGTGATCGTCAGATCGACGCTGGTGGAGTCGTCGAACGTGGCGTCGCAGGCGCCTTGA
- a CDS encoding XdhC family protein — translation MDSVDLEVLKTSARWLDDGHRALLVTVVKTWGSSPRPEGAMLAVRDDGLVVGSVSGGCIEDDLIDRVRQQGIEQTHPEAVKYGITAEEAHRFGLPCGGTIQLVLEPLTRQSGIAELCHAVESGRLVARELDMATGAVRLDNAQATDGVHFDGERLLTIHGPRYRMLVIGAGQLSRYLCHIAVGLDYQVTVCDPREEYTEEWDVPGTKIVRTMPDDTVIDMKLDERCAVIALTHDPKLDDLALMEALKTPAFYVGALGSRRNNHARRERLKEFDLNEAELARLHGPVGIYIGSRTPPEIAVSILAEVTAAKNGVSLPTLLQVEGAKAAREIAASGGAACKA, via the coding sequence ATGGACAGCGTGGATCTCGAAGTTCTGAAGACTAGCGCCCGCTGGCTGGACGACGGACATCGCGCGCTCCTCGTGACGGTCGTGAAGACGTGGGGCTCGTCGCCGCGTCCCGAGGGCGCGATGCTCGCGGTGCGCGACGACGGCCTCGTGGTGGGCTCGGTGTCGGGCGGCTGCATCGAAGACGATCTGATCGACCGCGTACGGCAACAGGGCATCGAGCAGACGCATCCGGAAGCGGTGAAATACGGGATCACGGCCGAGGAAGCGCATCGCTTCGGGCTGCCGTGCGGCGGCACGATCCAGCTCGTGCTCGAACCGTTGACGCGGCAAAGCGGCATCGCCGAGTTGTGTCACGCGGTGGAGAGCGGCCGGCTCGTCGCGCGTGAACTCGACATGGCGACGGGCGCGGTGCGGCTCGACAACGCGCAGGCGACCGACGGCGTGCATTTCGACGGCGAGCGTCTGCTGACGATCCACGGCCCGCGCTACCGGATGCTCGTGATCGGCGCCGGGCAGTTGTCGCGCTACCTGTGCCACATCGCGGTGGGGCTCGATTATCAGGTGACGGTCTGCGATCCGCGCGAGGAATACACCGAGGAATGGGACGTGCCGGGCACGAAGATCGTCCGCACGATGCCGGACGATACCGTGATCGACATGAAGCTCGACGAGCGCTGCGCGGTGATCGCGCTCACGCACGATCCGAAGCTCGACGATCTCGCGCTGATGGAAGCATTAAAGACGCCGGCGTTTTATGTCGGCGCGCTCGGCTCGCGCCGGAACAATCACGCGCGACGCGAACGTTTGAAGGAGTTCGATTTGAACGAAGCCGAACTGGCCCGTTTGCATGGGCCAGTCGGCATTTATATCGGCAGCAGGACGCCGCCTGAGATCGCCGTGTCGATTCTCGCGGAGGTGACGGCGGCCAAGAATGGCGTGTCGCTGCCGACGCTATTGCAGGTCGAAGGCGCAAAGGCTGCACGGGAAATTGCGGCGTCGGGTGGCGCCGCTTGCAAAGCGTAG
- a CDS encoding efflux RND transporter permease subunit, with amino-acid sequence MWIVRLALRRPYTFVVLALLLLIVGPLTILRTPTDIFPNIDIPVLSVIWSYNGLPADEMERRIALNYERGLSVAVNDIEHTESTSLNGITVIKIFFQPGANIDEALAQVTALSQSQVRSLPPGITPPFILRYNASTVPILRLALSSASLTEQELFDFGNNFLKTQLATVPGASAPLPYGGKQRQIMIDIDSRKLQERNLSPMDVVSAVSAQNLILPSGTAKIGSTEYSVVMNGSPDSLAGLNNIPIRTTANGTVYIRDVAHVRDGYQPQTNIVRVNGQRAALLTINKSGNTSTLDIVDRIKTMMPTLRNLVPPSLNIDPVADQSLFVRASVEGVLREALIAACLTGLMILLFLGNWRATLIIAVSIPLSMITSIIALSALGQTINIMTLGGLALAVGILVDDATVAIENISHQLEQGKTLEQAILDGAHQIAIPTLVSTLSICIVFVPMFLLTGVAHYLFIPLAEAVVFAMLASYFFSRTLVPTLAKYLLRYHHKPADLHHAPAQTRNPFMRVHYAFERGFSRLRERYRVFLEARIARPGLFVTLFLVCCGASLLLLPFIGRDFFPAVDAGTIALHMRAKTGMRVEETAVLTDRVDARIRQLIPAGELHSIIDNIGLPVSGINLSYSNTGTIGTSDSDILITLNPEHHPSTGYVRTLRRTLTDEFPGVQFAFLPADIVSQTLNFGMPSAIDIQIVGREVAANRAFAAKLLNRLRTVPGLVDARIQQPADLPRIFIDVDRTRAQQAGFSQRDIASNLLITLSGSQQTTPTFWLNPRNGVSYNVITEAPQYTIDSLQSLANIPLNANGRNNILGSLATMRREASNAVLTHYNAQTTIDIYGTADGRDLGGVSDDIRRIIDESKAELPKSSTIELRGQVQTMNESFSGLLAGLLFAVLLVYLLIVVNFQSWLDPFIIITALPGALAGIVWMLFLTHTTLSIPALTGAIMCIGIATANSILVISFAREQLLLHGDATRAAIEAGFTRFRPVLMTALAMVIGMVPMAIGLGEGGEQNAPLGRAVIGGLAVGTLATLIFVPVVFSMIYRRLAARHQRAAEHVVQKP; translated from the coding sequence ATGTGGATCGTTCGTCTCGCGCTACGGCGCCCCTATACGTTCGTCGTGCTGGCGCTGTTGTTGCTGATCGTCGGGCCGTTGACGATTCTGCGCACGCCCACCGACATCTTTCCGAACATCGATATTCCGGTGCTGTCGGTGATCTGGTCGTACAACGGCCTGCCCGCCGACGAAATGGAGCGGCGCATCGCGCTGAACTACGAGCGCGGCTTGTCGGTGGCGGTCAACGATATCGAACACACGGAATCGACGTCGCTGAACGGCATCACGGTCATCAAGATCTTTTTCCAGCCGGGCGCGAATATCGACGAAGCGCTCGCGCAGGTCACCGCGCTGTCGCAGTCGCAAGTGCGCTCGCTGCCGCCCGGCATCACGCCGCCGTTCATCCTGCGCTACAACGCGTCGACGGTACCGATTCTGCGGCTCGCGTTGTCGTCCGCGTCGCTGACCGAGCAGGAGCTGTTCGACTTCGGCAATAACTTCCTGAAGACGCAGCTCGCCACCGTACCGGGTGCATCCGCGCCGCTGCCGTATGGCGGCAAGCAACGGCAGATCATGATCGATATCGATTCGCGCAAGCTGCAGGAGCGCAATCTGTCGCCGATGGACGTGGTCAGCGCGGTCTCCGCGCAGAACCTGATTCTGCCTTCTGGCACCGCGAAAATCGGCTCGACCGAGTACTCGGTGGTAATGAACGGCAGCCCCGATTCGCTCGCCGGGCTGAACAACATTCCGATCCGCACCACCGCAAACGGCACCGTCTATATCCGCGACGTCGCGCACGTGCGCGACGGCTACCAGCCGCAGACCAACATCGTGCGCGTGAACGGCCAGCGCGCCGCGCTGCTGACGATCAACAAAAGCGGCAACACGTCCACGCTCGATATCGTCGACCGCATCAAGACGATGATGCCGACGCTGCGCAATCTGGTGCCGCCGTCGCTGAATATCGACCCTGTCGCCGACCAGTCGCTGTTCGTGCGTGCATCGGTAGAGGGCGTATTGCGTGAAGCGCTGATCGCCGCGTGCCTGACGGGCCTGATGATTCTGCTGTTCCTCGGCAACTGGCGCGCGACGCTGATCATCGCGGTATCGATTCCGTTGTCGATGATCACGTCGATCATCGCGTTGTCGGCGCTCGGCCAGACGATCAACATCATGACGCTCGGCGGGCTCGCGCTCGCGGTCGGGATTCTGGTCGACGATGCGACCGTCGCGATCGAGAACATCAGCCATCAGCTCGAACAGGGCAAGACGCTAGAGCAGGCGATTCTCGACGGCGCGCATCAGATCGCGATTCCGACACTCGTGTCGACGTTGTCGATCTGTATCGTGTTCGTGCCGATGTTTCTGCTCACCGGTGTCGCGCACTACCTGTTCATTCCGCTCGCCGAAGCGGTGGTGTTCGCGATGCTCGCGTCGTACTTCTTCTCGCGTACGCTCGTGCCGACGCTCGCGAAGTATCTGCTGCGCTATCACCACAAGCCCGCTGATCTGCATCACGCGCCGGCGCAAACACGCAATCCGTTCATGCGCGTGCACTATGCGTTCGAGCGCGGTTTCTCGCGCTTGCGCGAGCGCTATCGCGTGTTTCTCGAAGCGCGTATCGCGCGGCCGGGTCTGTTCGTCACGCTGTTTCTCGTGTGCTGTGGCGCGTCGCTGCTGTTGCTGCCGTTTATCGGCCGCGACTTTTTCCCCGCCGTCGATGCCGGCACGATCGCACTGCACATGCGCGCGAAAACCGGCATGCGGGTCGAGGAAACCGCGGTGCTGACCGATCGAGTCGATGCGCGCATCCGCCAGCTGATTCCGGCCGGCGAACTGCATTCGATCATCGACAACATCGGCCTGCCGGTGTCGGGTATCAACCTGTCGTACAGCAACACGGGCACGATCGGCACCTCCGACTCGGACATCCTGATCACGCTGAATCCCGAACATCATCCGAGCACCGGCTATGTGCGCACCTTGCGGCGCACGCTCACCGACGAATTCCCCGGCGTGCAGTTCGCGTTTCTGCCGGCCGATATCGTCAGTCAGACGCTGAACTTCGGCATGCCGTCGGCGATCGACATCCAGATCGTCGGCCGTGAGGTGGCCGCCAATCGTGCGTTCGCCGCGAAGCTGCTGAACCGTCTGCGCACGGTGCCGGGACTCGTCGATGCGCGCATCCAGCAGCCCGCCGATCTGCCGCGGATTTTCATCGACGTCGATCGCACGCGCGCGCAGCAAGCGGGCTTTTCGCAGCGCGATATCGCGAGCAATCTGCTGATCACGCTGTCGGGCAGCCAGCAGACCACGCCGACGTTCTGGCTCAACCCGCGTAACGGCGTCAGCTACAACGTGATCACGGAGGCGCCGCAATACACGATCGATTCGTTGCAATCGCTCGCGAACATCCCGTTGAACGCCAACGGGCGCAACAACATTCTCGGCTCGCTCGCGACGATGCGCCGCGAAGCCAGCAACGCGGTGCTCACGCACTACAACGCGCAAACCACGATCGACATCTACGGCACCGCCGACGGCCGGGACCTCGGCGGCGTGTCCGACGACATCCGCAGGATCATCGACGAATCGAAAGCCGAGCTGCCGAAGAGCTCGACGATCGAACTGCGCGGCCAGGTGCAAACGATGAACGAGTCGTTCTCGGGCCTGCTCGCCGGTCTGCTGTTCGCGGTGCTGCTCGTGTATCTGCTGATCGTCGTCAATTTCCAGTCGTGGCTCGATCCGTTCATCATCATCACCGCGCTGCCGGGCGCGCTCGCGGGTATCGTGTGGATGCTGTTCCTCACGCACACCACACTGTCGATCCCGGCCCTCACCGGCGCGATCATGTGTATCGGCATCGCGACCGCGAACTCGATTCTGGTGATCAGCTTCGCGCGCGAACAGCTGCTGCTGCACGGCGACGCGACCCGCGCGGCGATCGAAGCGGGCTTCACGCGTTTCCGCCCGGTGCTGATGACCGCGCTCGCGATGGTGATCGGCATGGTGCCGATGGCGATCGGTCTCGGCGAAGGCGGCGAGCAGAATGCGCCGCTCGGGCGCGCGGTGATCGGCGGGCTCGCGGTCGGCACGCTGGCCACGCTGATCTTCGTGCCGGTGGTGTTCTCGATGATCTATCGACGGCTCGCGGCGCGGCATCAGCGGGCCGCGGAACACGTGGTGCAGAAGCCATGA